In Streptomyces griseiscabiei, a single genomic region encodes these proteins:
- a CDS encoding dihydrolipoyl dehydrogenase family protein — MVERYDTLVIGGGMAGLPLALRAARHGRVAFVEKEKLGGTCLNRGCIPTKTMIASAAVAHQVRRAAEFGVTTTAPSVDLAAVVARKDAIVDRIRSGSYKTVGKADQLDLYPAEGRFVAPRRLRVDHTEIEADKIFLVTGLRTSRPPIDGLDQTPYYTSRTLLDLTELPEHLIVVGGGYIGCEFAQMFARFGSQVTLIQRAERLLPAEDPDISTAVTNGFTADGITVLTGTTCTAVDGRPGHIRAGCHGSETGEITGTHLLIAAGRTPNTDTLGLEHLDLEPDESGFLPVDDLLRTDAEDVWALGDIRGGPMFTHTARDDADIAYRTTYRGQDRSTTGRVVPHAVFTDPEVGSVGLTEPDARAAGHQVLIGRQDFTGVVKARAIGNTRGLVKFVVDADTDRILGCHIAGPDGGNLVHEAVIAMTCGATYTDIARAIHIHPTLAEGINTAAGGVHREIGT; from the coding sequence ATGGTCGAGCGGTACGACACCCTGGTGATCGGCGGCGGCATGGCCGGACTGCCCCTGGCCCTGCGCGCCGCCCGGCACGGCCGGGTCGCCTTCGTCGAGAAGGAGAAACTCGGCGGCACCTGCCTCAACCGGGGCTGCATCCCCACCAAGACGATGATCGCCTCCGCAGCGGTGGCCCACCAGGTGCGCCGCGCCGCCGAGTTCGGCGTGACCACCACCGCCCCCAGCGTGGACCTGGCCGCCGTCGTCGCGCGCAAGGACGCGATCGTCGACCGGATCCGCTCCGGCTCCTACAAGACGGTCGGCAAGGCCGACCAGCTCGACCTCTACCCCGCCGAGGGACGCTTCGTGGCCCCGCGGCGGCTGCGCGTGGACCACACCGAGATCGAGGCCGACAAGATCTTCCTGGTCACCGGCCTGCGCACGAGCCGCCCGCCCATCGACGGCCTCGACCAGACCCCGTACTACACCTCGCGCACCCTGCTGGATCTCACCGAGTTGCCCGAGCACCTGATCGTGGTCGGCGGCGGCTACATCGGCTGCGAGTTCGCCCAGATGTTCGCCCGCTTCGGCTCCCAAGTGACGCTCATCCAGCGAGCGGAGCGGCTGCTGCCCGCCGAGGACCCCGACATCTCCACCGCCGTCACCAATGGCTTCACCGCCGACGGCATCACCGTCCTCACCGGAACCACCTGCACCGCCGTCGACGGCCGCCCCGGCCACATCCGGGCCGGCTGCCACGGCAGCGAAACCGGCGAGATCACTGGCACCCACCTGCTGATCGCCGCGGGCCGCACCCCCAACACCGACACCCTCGGCCTCGAACACCTCGACCTTGAGCCCGACGAGAGCGGCTTCCTGCCCGTCGACGACCTGCTGCGCACCGACGCCGAGGATGTCTGGGCGCTCGGCGACATCCGCGGCGGGCCGATGTTCACCCACACCGCCCGCGACGACGCCGACATCGCCTACCGCACCACCTACCGTGGCCAGGACCGCTCCACCACGGGCCGCGTCGTGCCGCACGCGGTGTTCACCGATCCCGAGGTCGGTTCCGTCGGGCTGACCGAACCCGACGCCCGCGCGGCCGGACACCAAGTCCTCATCGGCCGCCAGGACTTCACCGGTGTCGTCAAGGCCCGCGCCATCGGCAACACCCGCGGCCTGGTCAAATTCGTCGTCGACGCCGACACCGACCGCATCCTGGGCTGCCACATCGCCGGCCCCGACGGCGGCAACCTCGTCCACGAGGCCGTCATCGCCATGACCTGCGGCGCCACCTACACCGACATCGCCCGCGCCATCCACATCCACCCCACCCTCGCCGAAGGCATCAACACCGCCGCCGGCGGCGTCCACCGGGAAATCGGCACCTGA
- a CDS encoding vitamin K epoxide reductase family protein, translating into MTTSAAHQAASPTVRSSPHAAFGADRAFALLLMVGGSLGLLASAVLTHDKMKLLANPNYVSACSINPVLSCNNIMKSWQASTFGFPNPFIGWVAFPAVIAIGAGLLAGARYRRWHWLGLQAGTVFGIGFVTWLQYSSLYAIGALCLWCTLVWAVTILLFWYTTVHNIQHGLIPAPDRLRQTVTEFHWAVPVLWIGTIALLILTKWGSALWA; encoded by the coding sequence ATGACCACGTCAGCAGCCCACCAGGCGGCCTCCCCGACCGTGCGAAGCAGCCCGCACGCGGCGTTCGGCGCCGACCGCGCATTCGCCCTCCTGCTGATGGTGGGCGGCTCCCTCGGCCTGCTCGCCTCGGCCGTGCTCACCCACGACAAGATGAAACTGCTCGCCAACCCGAACTACGTCTCGGCGTGCAGCATCAACCCGGTGCTGTCCTGCAACAACATCATGAAGAGCTGGCAGGCCAGCACCTTCGGCTTCCCCAACCCCTTCATCGGCTGGGTCGCCTTCCCCGCCGTCATCGCCATCGGCGCTGGACTGCTGGCCGGCGCCCGCTACCGGCGCTGGCACTGGCTGGGCCTGCAGGCCGGCACCGTCTTCGGCATCGGCTTCGTGACCTGGCTGCAGTACTCCTCGCTGTATGCCATCGGCGCGCTGTGCCTGTGGTGCACCCTCGTCTGGGCCGTGACGATCCTCCTCTTCTGGTACACCACCGTGCACAACATCCAGCACGGGCTCATCCCCGCCCCCGACCGGCTGCGCCAAACCGTGACGGAGTTCCACTGGGCCGTGCCCGTCCTGTGGATCGGCACCATCGCGCTGCTGATCCTGACCAAGTGGGGCAGCGCCCTGTGGGCCTGA
- a CDS encoding Atg14 domain-containing protein, producing MARISDETRRDNEAAIRHVMERLLAGDVPPGGKCDIKTLATQAGVARTGFYPKKNRDGSPRPGPYQHLAEEFERRLAELRETGVIPDPRAAQIERLKKQVSGLKERLAARDAQIDGLTDFRERALSQIAAQRLEIERLRDALAAPSNVRALSNSSRASAPYGSCS from the coding sequence GTGGCCCGTATCAGCGACGAGACCCGGCGGGACAATGAGGCGGCCATTCGGCACGTCATGGAACGGCTCCTTGCCGGTGACGTTCCCCCGGGCGGCAAGTGCGACATCAAGACCCTCGCGACCCAAGCCGGGGTCGCCCGCACCGGCTTCTATCCCAAGAAGAACCGCGACGGCTCGCCGCGGCCAGGCCCTTACCAACACCTGGCGGAGGAGTTCGAGCGCCGGTTGGCCGAGCTTCGGGAAACGGGCGTGATTCCCGACCCGCGGGCCGCACAGATCGAGCGGCTCAAAAAACAGGTCTCCGGGCTGAAGGAGCGCCTCGCCGCTCGTGACGCGCAAATCGATGGACTCACTGACTTCAGGGAGCGGGCTCTGTCGCAGATCGCCGCCCAGAGGCTGGAGATCGAGCGGCTTCGCGACGCCTTGGCCGCGCCGTCGAATGTCCGCGCTCTGTCGAACAGTTCAAGAGCGAGTGCGCCGTACGGATCGTGTAGCTGA
- a CDS encoding MFS transporter has translation MTPCGETSSAAGTSLWRHQDFRRYLTGQAASVTGSSITQMALPVLAVLHLDATTAQVAWLAFLGQLPPALLALHAGALADRHSKRQQMITGDLVSATVLATVPVAAALGTLTLAQLMIVAVVQGAASVLHDAAAISLLPSLVDRSLIQRSNSRVGALFAVAAAAGSHLGAALTVLLGPARALLGDVASYLISAVCTARIQTSEPARVRPETRRLRGEIAEGLRYVRGDDRLWTLTLVNATTSFALGLLNTLWALYLFVPA, from the coding sequence GTGACGCCCTGCGGCGAGACCTCCTCTGCCGCCGGCACCTCGCTGTGGCGGCACCAGGACTTCCGCCGGTACCTGACCGGACAGGCCGCGAGCGTGACCGGCAGCTCAATCACGCAGATGGCGCTGCCGGTCCTGGCCGTGCTCCACCTGGACGCGACCACCGCCCAGGTCGCCTGGCTCGCGTTCCTCGGACAACTCCCGCCCGCGCTGCTCGCCCTGCACGCCGGCGCGCTCGCCGACCGGCACTCCAAGCGCCAGCAGATGATCACCGGGGACCTGGTGAGCGCGACGGTCCTCGCCACCGTGCCGGTGGCGGCCGCGCTGGGCACCCTGACCCTCGCGCAGCTCATGATCGTCGCCGTGGTGCAGGGGGCGGCGAGCGTCCTCCACGACGCGGCGGCCATCAGTCTGCTGCCCAGCCTCGTCGACCGGTCGTTAATCCAGCGGAGCAACAGCCGGGTCGGCGCGCTGTTCGCGGTCGCCGCAGCGGCCGGGAGCCACCTTGGCGCCGCGCTCACCGTGCTGCTCGGCCCCGCCCGGGCCCTGCTAGGCGATGTCGCCTCTTACCTGATCAGCGCCGTGTGCACCGCCCGCATCCAGACCTCCGAGCCCGCCCGCGTCCGCCCGGAGACCCGTCGGCTGCGCGGTGAGATCGCCGAGGGCCTTCGGTACGTACGCGGCGATGACCGGCTGTGGACGCTGACCTTGGTGAACGCGACGACCTCCTTCGCCCTCGGGCTGCTCAACACCCTCTGGGCGCTGTACCTGTTTGTTCCCGCTTAA
- a CDS encoding aldo/keto reductase has product MSVHPIGIGAWAVGGADNNLGLPMGWGTADDAASRRGLERAYELGANLIDTADVYGHGHSERIIGDFTATVPRDTVVLSSKVGYHRGTARHAYLPAAMRRQLETSLENLRTDRLDIYFFHNADFGPDDRYLETAVAQMRDFQRQGLVTAVGMRGPHRHATERVTVAKDQRGDKYARFAHLAEQIRPDYLAARFNALTPPPAAGRPDIFALAASLDASVLINKPLAQGLLTGKYDPDHPPVFAPGDHRLRKAWFTPEALRIISDGLRPLRERFGDSPAALTRVALQVCLQRAENAAVLVGFTRPEQVEANLTAVGAPLTDDELAFVRATLGRLQQNLDANSEVFLDEKEAGR; this is encoded by the coding sequence TTGTCCGTTCATCCGATCGGGATCGGCGCCTGGGCCGTAGGCGGTGCCGACAACAACCTCGGGCTGCCCATGGGCTGGGGCACGGCCGACGACGCTGCCTCCCGCCGCGGCCTGGAGAGGGCCTACGAGCTCGGCGCGAACCTCATCGACACCGCCGACGTGTACGGGCACGGGCACTCCGAGCGGATCATCGGTGACTTCACCGCCACCGTCCCCCGCGACACCGTGGTGCTGTCCTCCAAGGTCGGCTACCACCGCGGCACCGCCCGGCACGCCTACCTGCCCGCGGCCATGCGCCGCCAGCTCGAGACGAGCCTGGAGAACCTGCGCACCGACCGTCTGGACATCTACTTCTTCCACAACGCCGACTTCGGGCCTGACGACCGCTACCTGGAGACGGCCGTCGCCCAGATGCGCGACTTCCAGCGCCAGGGCCTGGTCACGGCCGTCGGGATGCGCGGCCCCCACCGCCACGCCACCGAACGGGTCACCGTCGCCAAGGACCAGCGCGGCGACAAGTACGCCCGGTTCGCCCACCTCGCCGAGCAGATCCGCCCCGACTACCTCGCGGCCCGCTTCAACGCCCTGACCCCGCCGCCCGCCGCCGGCCGGCCGGACATCTTCGCCCTCGCCGCCTCTCTCGACGCCAGCGTGCTGATCAACAAACCGTTGGCCCAGGGCCTGCTCACCGGCAAGTACGACCCCGACCACCCGCCCGTCTTCGCCCCGGGCGACCACCGGCTGCGCAAGGCCTGGTTCACCCCCGAGGCACTGCGGATCATCTCCGACGGCCTACGGCCGCTCCGCGAGCGCTTCGGCGACAGCCCGGCCGCGCTGACCCGCGTCGCCCTCCAGGTGTGCCTGCAGCGAGCCGAGAACGCCGCCGTCCTCGTCGGCTTCACCCGCCCCGAGCAGGTCGAAGCGAACCTGACCGCCGTCGGCGCCCCGCTGACCGACGACGAACTCGCCTTCGTCCGCGCCACCCTCGGCCGCCTCCAGCAGAACCTGGACGCCAACAGCGAGGTCTTCCTGGACGAAAAGGAAGCCGGCCGATGA
- a CDS encoding endonuclease/exonuclease/phosphatase family protein, producing MTPASEQLSLLATDEPAHQPATDAVRLLLVNAQHASPDRSRRQAEWIAGREGADIAVLTEVSSTQGGDALVTALTERGYATVIAPQPSTPDYRTVIACRTNAVRTVPSPVTVTPHRAPAARVTVGGHDIGVLGLYVPSRGPKDQRNVAKRAFQEAVTESLPRLLAAFPDIPVIVAGDLNVIERGHQPPHKVFGDWEYDFYDSFRAAGLTDAFRHLHPDEVTHSWFGRSGNGFRFDHLFVSTPHAERILACDYHQEAREAGLTDHAVMTLRLGLRATPGELGEAPGTGAG from the coding sequence ATGACCCCCGCCTCCGAGCAGCTGTCCCTGCTCGCCACCGACGAGCCCGCCCACCAGCCGGCCACCGACGCCGTGCGGCTGCTGCTGGTCAACGCCCAGCACGCCTCCCCGGACCGCTCCCGCCGCCAGGCCGAATGGATCGCCGGCCGGGAGGGCGCCGATATCGCCGTCCTCACCGAGGTGTCCTCCACCCAGGGCGGCGACGCCCTCGTCACCGCGCTCACCGAGCGGGGGTACGCCACCGTGATCGCCCCCCAGCCGTCCACGCCCGACTACCGCACGGTCATCGCCTGCCGCACCAATGCCGTCCGGACCGTCCCCAGCCCGGTCACCGTCACCCCCCATCGCGCCCCGGCGGCCCGCGTCACCGTCGGCGGCCACGACATCGGAGTGCTGGGCCTGTACGTGCCCTCTCGCGGCCCGAAGGACCAGCGCAATGTCGCTAAGCGCGCCTTCCAGGAGGCGGTCACCGAGAGCCTGCCACGGCTGCTCGCCGCCTTCCCGGACATACCCGTCATCGTGGCCGGGGACCTCAACGTCATCGAGCGCGGCCACCAGCCACCGCACAAGGTGTTCGGCGACTGGGAGTACGACTTCTACGACTCCTTTCGGGCCGCCGGTCTCACCGACGCCTTCCGCCACCTCCACCCCGACGAGGTCACCCACTCCTGGTTCGGGCGCAGCGGCAACGGCTTCCGCTTCGACCACCTCTTCGTCTCGACACCCCACGCCGAGCGCATCCTGGCCTGCGACTACCACCAGGAAGCCCGTGAAGCGGGGCTGACCGACCACGCGGTCATGACGCTGCGCCTGGGCCTGCGGGCCACCCCGGGCGAACTGGGTGAAGCCCCAGGGACGGGGGCCGGCTGA
- a CDS encoding site-specific integrase gives MTTLHGPTGLAAAFSPSVFRGEDVCAAAGLPVHGAGPHPHFDDAIWDFTGVIGLPRYLARYARILSFTEILNPQWRELAKEFILARLAPDHRAVRELAHAYRTPVQIATVHGRLTVLTGWLNWLTEQGVDNLGEVTQQHCAAYLELRKKVRDKHGVVIRDSSPGYRMDVVAVIQELGYYKELFSADGYVSAFRPWGRRTAYSVAGMVRRTGNTTPPLSNDVFQPLVAAALYVVEVLAPHVTELQQQLREMVPNRPGRNNRERPDWRVEVAQAIDRHIQEADPFDVALDHVVAERLADGWDQDDPLLQVNLISLAHETGRHAFHYTWLPTLRGHLEKAVREVGLSKRWGRTAALVERADGRGSVPWTLPMNTTEARLQLSRARTACLIALAALTGMRKSELAELTNDCRLPPEQLGEGRVRYRLKGKVIKGRKLGGEHDQWVTIKQAYDTADVAASLADPVKNDGHLFKSLSFVTPYEWFLTWVNGPEGRRLGLAPIPEVPVSLRMLRRTLAVEMAHRPGGLLAAKIHLKHISVVTTEGYADRPGGAQSVLMAEFGQEEREHRMRVALDAFHDYQNGIRPAGPGASDLLDFFAFVDEQLDSSGAPNIKRSDQEVTNLLAKRAKALHLGPANYCWFLDPSKALCLKLAGAHARGATEPLIGMCDSARCPQATHHAGHRPVWAASAESKKVFIATIGRAQRTEKARLSTELARDERVLAEIDALCGTGA, from the coding sequence ATGACCACCCTGCACGGGCCCACGGGCCTCGCGGCTGCCTTTTCGCCTTCCGTCTTTCGAGGTGAAGACGTGTGCGCTGCGGCCGGTCTGCCGGTCCACGGTGCGGGCCCGCATCCTCACTTCGACGACGCTATCTGGGACTTCACCGGTGTCATCGGGCTGCCGCGGTACCTTGCGCGGTATGCGCGGATCTTGTCCTTCACCGAGATCCTCAATCCCCAGTGGAGGGAACTGGCGAAGGAGTTCATCCTCGCCCGGCTCGCACCGGACCACCGCGCTGTGCGAGAACTTGCCCACGCCTACCGAACGCCCGTGCAGATAGCCACGGTGCACGGGCGGCTGACCGTGCTGACCGGCTGGCTCAACTGGCTCACCGAACAGGGCGTGGACAATCTCGGGGAGGTAACCCAGCAGCACTGTGCTGCCTACCTGGAACTTCGCAAGAAGGTACGGGACAAGCACGGCGTCGTGATCCGCGACAGCAGCCCCGGCTACCGCATGGACGTCGTGGCGGTCATCCAGGAGCTCGGCTACTACAAGGAATTGTTCTCAGCCGACGGCTACGTGTCGGCCTTCCGTCCATGGGGGCGACGGACGGCGTACTCCGTCGCCGGGATGGTCCGTCGGACGGGCAACACGACACCGCCGCTGAGCAACGACGTCTTCCAACCGCTCGTCGCGGCGGCCCTGTACGTGGTGGAGGTGCTGGCACCGCACGTCACGGAGCTGCAGCAACAGTTGCGGGAGATGGTGCCGAACCGGCCGGGCCGCAACAACCGGGAGCGTCCGGACTGGAGGGTCGAGGTCGCGCAGGCCATCGACCGCCACATACAGGAAGCTGATCCGTTCGATGTCGCCCTCGATCACGTCGTAGCCGAGCGGCTGGCGGACGGCTGGGATCAGGACGATCCGCTGCTACAGGTGAACCTGATCTCCCTCGCCCACGAGACTGGACGGCACGCCTTCCACTACACGTGGCTGCCCACCCTGCGCGGCCACCTGGAAAAGGCCGTCAGGGAAGTCGGCCTGTCCAAACGCTGGGGCCGGACAGCCGCCCTGGTCGAACGCGCGGACGGACGGGGCAGTGTCCCCTGGACCCTGCCGATGAACACCACCGAGGCCCGACTGCAGCTCTCCCGGGCCCGCACAGCCTGCCTCATCGCGCTCGCCGCACTGACCGGAATGCGCAAGAGCGAACTGGCTGAGCTGACCAACGACTGCCGCCTGCCTCCCGAACAGCTCGGCGAGGGCCGCGTCCGCTACCGCCTGAAGGGCAAGGTCATCAAGGGCCGGAAGCTGGGTGGTGAACACGATCAGTGGGTGACCATCAAGCAGGCGTACGACACCGCCGACGTAGCCGCCTCGCTCGCTGACCCGGTGAAGAACGACGGTCACCTGTTCAAGTCGCTCTCCTTCGTCACCCCGTACGAATGGTTCCTGACCTGGGTCAATGGCCCAGAGGGCCGTCGCCTTGGGTTGGCGCCGATCCCCGAGGTGCCGGTCAGTCTGCGGATGCTACGGAGAACCCTCGCGGTGGAAATGGCGCACCGGCCCGGTGGTTTGCTGGCCGCCAAGATCCATCTCAAGCACATTTCCGTGGTCACCACGGAGGGCTATGCGGACCGCCCTGGTGGGGCCCAGTCGGTGCTGATGGCCGAGTTCGGCCAAGAGGAGCGGGAGCACAGGATGCGCGTCGCCCTCGACGCTTTCCACGACTACCAGAACGGTATCCGCCCTGCGGGGCCTGGCGCCAGCGACCTCTTGGACTTCTTCGCGTTCGTCGACGAACAGCTGGATTCCTCCGGGGCGCCGAACATCAAGCGCAGCGACCAGGAGGTGACGAACCTGCTCGCCAAGCGGGCCAAGGCCCTGCACCTGGGGCCGGCGAACTACTGCTGGTTCCTCGATCCGTCCAAGGCGCTGTGCCTCAAGCTCGCAGGGGCTCACGCCCGCGGGGCGACGGAGCCCTTGATCGGCATGTGCGATTCGGCGCGGTGCCCACAGGCCACCCACCATGCCGGGCACCGCCCGGTGTGGGCGGCCAGCGCCGAGAGCAAGAAGGTGTTCATCGCCACCATCGGGCGCGCGCAGCGGACGGAGAAGGCCCGGCTGAGTACGGAACTCGCCCGCGATGAACGGGTGCTGGCCGAGATTGACGCCCTCTGCGGAACGGGGGCATGA
- a CDS encoding site-specific integrase — protein sequence MPLLFDDDLLFEGSNGVRPTTVINCWACELPANGCPSPNSWPYYVRTVREWLEFISGHGVALFDTRRRLKAALGAYSVYRAQGPIKHRFEASTWNQNMGILAGFYKWAKDEEYADSEPFTYRQAVWAFKGQVRRGRVNQSRRRQAKPHVTIKYLDDDFTDMFLKGLAGLSPDGERDLRYRGRELARNSAVGRMIVSSGLRSQEYTYLLVCEVPLLPSRRTAVPVSFPVPSGVTKGSKYRESWIDYDALAELHSYIALDRAAATFGSSWRPPARWGEPLFVTDADQWGGRVNGLRVQWSSLGPDERRRLVAPEGGSMLLSVWGQGRPFTGWSTVFARTSDRIRERYEPRFPHVNPHRLRHTMAMATMARLMRGWYEQAARQVRDTDDDAALAHYLRTQEPLLILRDLLGHTSSLTTEAYLHRLDVLRLFTSLYRRVGKEYGLLDEDVELELETEFDDEPAVV from the coding sequence ATGCCGTTGCTGTTCGACGACGACCTTCTCTTCGAGGGCAGCAACGGTGTCCGTCCCACCACCGTGATCAACTGCTGGGCCTGCGAGCTGCCAGCGAATGGATGCCCATCACCGAATTCGTGGCCCTACTACGTGCGTACGGTGCGTGAGTGGCTGGAGTTCATATCCGGGCACGGCGTCGCTCTGTTCGACACGCGGCGTCGTCTGAAGGCGGCGTTGGGCGCGTACTCCGTCTATCGAGCCCAGGGCCCCATCAAGCATCGCTTCGAGGCGTCCACGTGGAACCAGAACATGGGGATTCTGGCGGGGTTCTACAAGTGGGCGAAGGACGAGGAGTACGCCGACTCCGAGCCGTTCACGTACCGGCAGGCGGTCTGGGCCTTCAAGGGGCAAGTCCGTCGCGGACGGGTCAACCAGTCACGGCGGCGCCAAGCCAAGCCTCATGTGACGATCAAGTATCTCGACGACGACTTCACGGACATGTTCCTGAAGGGGTTGGCGGGCCTGAGCCCCGACGGGGAGCGCGATCTGCGCTACCGAGGGCGGGAGTTGGCCCGGAACTCGGCGGTCGGCCGAATGATCGTCTCCAGCGGACTCCGCAGCCAGGAGTACACGTACCTGCTGGTCTGCGAGGTGCCCCTGCTTCCCTCGCGACGGACTGCGGTGCCGGTCTCTTTCCCGGTCCCGTCCGGGGTCACCAAGGGAAGCAAGTACCGCGAATCGTGGATCGATTACGACGCGCTGGCTGAGCTGCACTCCTACATCGCCCTCGACCGAGCAGCGGCGACGTTCGGATCGTCGTGGCGTCCGCCGGCCCGCTGGGGAGAGCCGCTGTTCGTGACGGACGCCGACCAGTGGGGCGGACGCGTCAACGGGCTCCGCGTCCAGTGGAGCTCACTCGGCCCTGACGAGCGGCGGCGTCTGGTCGCCCCGGAGGGGGGTTCGATGCTGCTGTCAGTGTGGGGCCAGGGACGCCCGTTCACCGGATGGTCCACGGTCTTCGCCAGAACCTCTGACCGCATCCGCGAGCGTTACGAGCCGCGCTTCCCGCACGTCAATCCGCACCGGCTACGTCACACCATGGCCATGGCGACCATGGCGCGGCTGATGCGCGGCTGGTACGAGCAGGCTGCTCGGCAGGTCCGCGACACCGATGACGATGCCGCCCTGGCGCACTACCTGCGGACCCAAGAACCGCTGCTGATTCTGCGCGATCTTCTCGGACATACCAGTTCACTGACGACGGAAGCGTACCTCCACCGTCTGGACGTGCTCCGCCTGTTCACGTCCCTGTATCGGCGGGTCGGCAAGGAGTACGGGCTGCTGGACGAGGACGTCGAGCTGGAGCTCGAGACAGAGTTCGACGACGAACCGGCGGTGGTCTGA
- a CDS encoding NUDIX domain-containing protein, with protein MPPSSTAIRKTVEAYLGRHPGERDALAELLAALDRPVDATARTTLPGQITCSAVIVDRQGRVLHLRHRVTGEFVLMPGVRIAPEDRTLLAAALRATVEEAGIAPSALCLTRQLLGSPIDIGVHDEAAHPSIGEPAHRHYDIRYVFYLADEEPPTIARPDEEGSAAQWLPQAEVASPTLRAKLLAARLDGQPEPVNASVLIYDATGRYLLHLRDHKPGVIWASGEFALLGGGRTHDDQSLEGALVRELSEEVPDLRLEDVTPYAVEAATSIDGLSVPVQVFAGRWRGTDRLRLYEGVLLHWFTLDDLDRLRLDAATRDLIHRHAAENPPGIAPNAVPPVWDGSNKAVLNGIGVHLHLEDPEGRVLLGLRHPDSKYAGDTWHYPAGRCEQEPALACLVREVMEETGLVIDPADVELAHVAHIVDAAGVLPLMQLVFKAHRWEGVPKVLEPDKCLTWKWWPQHALPERIVPYTRTAIAAISEGRHYSQLGW; from the coding sequence ATGCCACCCAGCTCCACCGCGATCCGCAAGACCGTCGAGGCGTACCTCGGCCGGCACCCCGGCGAGCGTGACGCCCTGGCCGAGCTCCTTGCCGCGCTGGACCGGCCCGTCGACGCGACCGCCCGGACGACGCTGCCCGGGCAGATCACGTGCAGCGCCGTCATCGTCGATCGGCAGGGCCGGGTCCTGCACCTCCGGCACCGGGTTACCGGCGAATTCGTGCTCATGCCCGGCGTCCGCATCGCGCCCGAGGACCGCACCCTGCTCGCCGCGGCTCTGCGCGCGACGGTGGAGGAGGCCGGGATCGCGCCGAGCGCCCTGTGCCTGACCCGGCAACTGCTCGGCTCTCCGATCGACATCGGAGTCCACGACGAGGCCGCCCACCCGTCCATCGGGGAACCAGCCCACCGCCACTACGACATCCGCTACGTCTTCTACCTCGCTGACGAGGAGCCCCCTACGATCGCGCGCCCCGACGAGGAGGGGTCCGCCGCCCAGTGGCTCCCGCAGGCGGAAGTCGCCTCGCCGACACTGCGCGCGAAACTCCTCGCGGCGCGGCTGGACGGCCAGCCCGAGCCGGTGAACGCTTCCGTGCTGATCTACGACGCGACCGGTCGCTACCTGCTCCATCTGCGTGACCACAAGCCCGGTGTCATCTGGGCGTCGGGCGAATTCGCTCTTCTCGGCGGCGGCCGCACGCACGACGACCAGAGCCTTGAGGGCGCCCTGGTGCGGGAGCTGTCCGAGGAGGTGCCCGACCTCCGGCTCGAGGATGTGACGCCCTACGCAGTGGAGGCCGCCACGAGCATCGACGGCCTCAGTGTCCCCGTCCAGGTCTTCGCCGGCCGGTGGCGCGGCACCGACCGGCTCCGGCTGTACGAGGGCGTGCTGCTGCACTGGTTCACCCTCGATGACCTGGACCGGCTACGCCTCGACGCCGCCACCCGGGACCTGATTCACCGGCACGCGGCCGAGAACCCCCCTGGCATCGCCCCGAACGCGGTTCCCCCCGTGTGGGACGGCAGCAACAAGGCGGTCCTGAACGGCATCGGAGTCCACCTCCACCTCGAAGACCCCGAAGGCCGGGTGCTTCTCGGGCTGCGTCATCCCGACTCGAAGTACGCCGGCGACACCTGGCACTACCCCGCCGGTCGGTGCGAGCAGGAGCCTGCCCTCGCCTGCCTGGTCCGCGAGGTGATGGAAGAGACAGGTCTTGTCATCGACCCCGCTGACGTGGAACTCGCGCACGTCGCCCACATCGTCGATGCAGCGGGCGTGCTGCCGTTGATGCAGCTGGTCTTCAAGGCCCACCGGTGGGAGGGGGTACCGAAGGTCCTTGAGCCCGACAAGTGCCTGACCTGGAAGTGGTGGCCGCAGCACGCGCTTCCCGAGCGCATCGTCCCCTACACCAGGACCGCTATCGCCGCGATCTCCGAAGGCCGCCACTACTCGCAACTGGGCTGGTGA